The Sulfurospirillum halorespirans DSM 13726 genome has a window encoding:
- the rpsE gene encoding 30S ribosomal protein S5 codes for MEKYNREEFEEVIVNIGRVTKVVKGGRRFRFTALVVVGNKKGLVGFGFGKAKEVPDAIRKAVDDAFKNIVKVNIKGSTIAHDVEVKFNASRIILKPASDGTGVIAGGATRPVVELAGIKDILTKSLGSNNASNVVRATIKALSMIKS; via the coding sequence ATGGAAAAATACAACAGAGAAGAGTTTGAAGAAGTCATCGTTAACATTGGCCGCGTAACAAAAGTTGTTAAAGGCGGTAGACGTTTTAGATTTACAGCACTCGTTGTTGTTGGAAATAAAAAAGGTCTTGTTGGCTTTGGTTTTGGTAAGGCTAAAGAGGTTCCTGATGCTATTAGAAAAGCAGTTGATGATGCGTTTAAAAACATTGTCAAAGTAAATATCAAAGGTTCAACCATCGCTCATGATGTTGAAGTTAAATTTAATGCAAGTCGTATTATTCTTAAGCCAGCAAGTGATGGTACCGGCGTAATCGCTGGTGGTGCAACACGTCCTGTCGTTGAACTTGCGGGTATTAAAGATATTTTGACAAAGTCATTGGGTTCAAACAACGCTTCTAACGTGGTAAGAGCAACAATTAAAGCTCTTAGCATGATTAAAAGCTAA
- the rplR gene encoding 50S ribosomal protein L18, with protein sequence MRANILKRKLALRVKRKKRVRADISGTEQRPRISFFKSNRFLYAQAIDDISGVTLASVDGKKLGFNASKASATEVAKVFAETLKAKNLTKVVYDRNGYLYHGVVAAFADGLRANGIVL encoded by the coding sequence ATGAGAGCAAATATTTTAAAACGAAAGCTTGCATTAAGAGTTAAACGTAAAAAAAGAGTAAGAGCAGATATTTCTGGTACAGAACAAAGACCAAGAATCTCTTTCTTTAAATCAAACAGATTTCTTTATGCGCAAGCAATAGATGATATTAGTGGTGTTACGTTGGCAAGTGTAGATGGCAAAAAATTAGGGTTCAATGCTAGCAAAGCAAGTGCAACAGAAGTTGCAAAAGTGTTTGCGGAGACGCTCAAGGCTAAGAATTTGACTAAAGTTGTCTATGATAGAAATGGTTATTTGTATCATGGGGTAGTTGCTGCTTTTGCAGACGGCCTTAGAGCAAACGGCATAGTGCTATAA